In the Candidatus Bathyarchaeia archaeon genome, TTAACTGGTGAATTGGAGGTATATTCAGGTCCATTATTATGGTGCCGCGTTCGACTACGGATATCAAACAATGAATTGCTCTAGATGAGAGGAGATAATTAAAAAAGGGGTGCACTAATGAAGTTGTCCTGGTTAATACCTCGCGAGAAGAAGTTCTTCGATATGTTGGAGATGGAAGTAGACGGCGTTGTGAAGGGCGCACAGATCCTCTGCAATCTAACGTGCGATTACTCCAACTTGTCAAAGGCGTTTAAGGAAATAGCTGAGATTGAACATCAAACTGACGACATAGTCCACAATATTTTTGGGGAATTGAACCTGACCTTCATAACACCCATCGATAGAGAGGATATCTCAAGTTTAGCTTCAACCCTTGATGATGTGATAGACTACATATATGGCGCCGTAATGAGACTCCATTCATATAATGTGAAAAATATTCCTAAGATGATGGCTAGTTTGGCGGAGGTTCTACTTAAGGCCTCCGTCGAACTGGGTCACATGGTAAGGAAGTTGAGGGAGCTTAAAAATCCGAGAGAGATCGAGTTGCGGTGCATAGAAGTAAATAGACTCGAGAACGAAGCCGACCTCATAGTCAATAAGGGGATAGTGGAACTTTTCGAGACTGAAGACGTGAAGGAGATTATAAAATTGAAAGAGATCTACGAGTTTATGGAAGAAGCCGTCGACAAATGCGAAGATGTAACCGACATAGTATGTGACATAATAATGAAAACCCGATAGTGGTAAAATGTTAGAAGTAGTGGTGGCCATAACACTTCTTGCGTTAGTTTACGATTTCGGAAACGGTTTAAATGACGCCGCGAATGCCATCTCCACAATAACGGCGACTAGAGCCCTTACTCCGAGGCGGGCCGTCATCCTCGCAGCCGTGGGCAATTTCGCCGGACCTTTCTTACTCGGTACAGCCGTAGCGGCTACGATAGGAAAAGGCATAGTTGAAGCCACAATAATAGATTCAAAAGTCATTATTGCCGCTATTGTCGGGGCTATCTTCTGGACTTATCTAACAACATTCAAAGGACTTCCGATATCCATCACACACTCACTAGTTGGCGGTCTAATGGGAGCAGGTATCGCCAAAAGCGGGCCAGCGGCTATCGTGGCAACCAAAGTTTTGACGGTAATTTTATTTATCG is a window encoding:
- a CDS encoding DUF47 family protein, whose amino-acid sequence is MSWLIPREKKFFDMLEMEVDGVVKGAQILCNLTCDYSNLSKAFKEIAEIEHQTDDIVHNIFGELNLTFITPIDREDISSLASTLDDVIDYIYGAVMRLHSYNVKNIPKMMASLAEVLLKASVELGHMVRKLRELKNPREIELRCIEVNRLENEADLIVNKGIVELFETEDVKEIIKLKEIYEFMEEAVDKCEDVTDIVCDIIMKTR